The sequence CAGCTGAACTACCACTCCTAAAACTGCTCGCAAATCTTATAAAACAAATTCGCATTTTCCTGCCTGACCACGCCGCAGAAAACACGACAGACTACTCGGCCAAACATTTTGGCGTTTGTCACCACGCCAAAGAACGCTAGTTTACAGCATCTTTCAACGCTTTGCCAGGCTTAAATTTAGGAACTTTCGCTGCCTTGATCTTAATTGCTTCTCCAGTGCGCGGATTACGGCCGGTACGGGCCGCGCGCTTGCCTACGGAAAAGGTGCCGAAACCAACCAGCGTCACGCTGCCGTTCTTCTTCAGCGTGGTTTTTACTGCCGCGATCATCGCATCCAGCGCGCGTGTCGACGCCGCCCTGGAAATGTCTGCCGACTTGGCAATATGATCGATCAATTCAGTTTTGTTCACTTGGGTCCCCTCATATGAATGGAAATTCGAGATGCGAGTTTGGCGATGCAATCAAGGTCAGCATCGCGTGCTAAAACATCGCGGGCGGAGTGCAGAAAAATTCTGCAAGCTCGTATTAAACAAGCCGCAAAGCCTTGTGTCAAGCGCCTTCCGGGCATTACGGGGTGGGTTTAACCTGATTTTACAAACTTGATAGATTCAACATCCGGCGGCTGCGCACCATAAAAAAATGGTTCTTCACGGATTCCCGGGAAAGGCGGCTTCCTTTTCAGGTTGTAGGGTGGGCACGCTTTTGTGCCCACGCTGTAACTATCCGCGTGGGCACAAAAGCATGCCCACCCTACGGTAAAAAAAAAGCGCCCTCACGGACACTTTCTTCAATCACGGAAATTAAGGCCGTGAATTCAACGGCTTAAAGAATTTAGTGCTTGACCACGCTGGGGTCGCTCTTCTCGCCAGTCTTGGCAACCGTCGCCGCATCCAGCACTGCTTCCTCTTCGGTCAACGGCACCGGCTGACGTTCCAGCGCGATTTCCAGCACCTTGTCGATCCAGCGCACCGGCACGATTTCCAGCTTGTTCTTGACGTTGTCCGGAATTTCGGCCAAGTCCTTCACATTCTGCTCTGGGATCAATACCGTCTTGATGCCGCCGCGATGCGCCGCCAGCAGTTTTTCTTTCAAGCCGCCGATCGGCAAGACTTCGCCGCGCAGAGTGATTTCACCTGTCATCGCGACATCGGCGCGCACCGGAATGCCGGTAAAGATCGACACCAGCGCCGTGGTCATGCCGACGCCGGCCGAAGGACCGTCCTTCGGCGTCGCGCCTTCCGGCACGTGGATGTGGATATCGCTCTTCTCGAAAGCCTCGCCCTTGATGCCCAGCTTCGCAGCCCGGCTGCGCATCACGGTGCGCGCTGCCTCGATCGATTCCTTCATCACGTCGCCCAGCGTACCGGTACGGATGATGGCGCCCTTGCCAGGCATCTTGACCGCTTCGATGGT comes from Collimonas pratensis and encodes:
- a CDS encoding HU family DNA-binding protein, with amino-acid sequence MNKTELIDHIAKSADISRAASTRALDAMIAAVKTTLKKNGSVTLVGFGTFSVGKRAARTGRNPRTGEAIKIKAAKVPKFKPGKALKDAVN